A stretch of Aspergillus nidulans FGSC A4 chromosome VI DNA encodes these proteins:
- a CDS encoding ADP-ribosylglycohydrolase family protein (transcript_id=CADANIAT00009623) has protein sequence MPSTGSIYGVAVVDALGGPVEFQPRGSFEPVTDYQHNFNFDVPPGTWSDDTSMTLCLAKSLIDSGGVFDSQAAIRNYINWHDHGYLSATDECFDIGNATSKALKIWQRYFDRFSITTIDDLAGREGGQPEIDKALKHENYCGNGSLMRVSPIGLVYFNNMKDALYQAAASSDVTHPYPTCAECCMIYTKLIMCAMNGASKEDLAAEVAATRFKDRKLEQRLGRYAGLQDWQAKAERDIDSSGYVISTLEAALWSFFSTSTLEGGALKAVNLGWDADTVGAVYGGLAGAFYGLEAIPTRWIDGLQKREVIEEIVDRLAKLGETTCLNMTS, from the exons ATGCCGTCTACC GGGTCTATTTATGGGGTGGCAGTAGTTGATGCGCTCGGAGGGCCAGTGGAGTTCCAGCCCCGGGGGTCGTTCGAGCCAGTAACTGATTACCAGCACAACTTCAACTTTGACGTTCCCCCTGG GACATGGTCGGACGACACATCCATGACTTTGTGTCTAGCCAAGTCCCTGATTGATTCTGGTGGTGTTTTCGACTCCCAAGCAGCGATCCGAAATTATATAAACTGGCACGATCATGGCTACCTTTCTGCTACGGATGAGTGTTTTGATATCGGCAACGCTACATCGAAGGCGCTTAAAATATGGCAGCGGTACTTCGACCGATTCTCGATTACCACAATCGACGACCTCGCGGGGCGCGAAGGTGGCCAACCTGAAATTGACAAGGCCCTGAAGCATGAG AATTATTGTGGAAACGGCTCTCTTATGCGCGTTTCGCCAATCGGCCTTGTATACTTCAATAACATGAAAGACGCCCTGTATCAGGCCGCCGCTTCTTCAGATGTCACCCATCCGTATCCAACATGCGCTGAGTGCTGTATGATCTACACAAAGCTCATTATGTGCGCCATGAACGGTGCCAGTAAAGAGGATCTTGCTGCAGAGGTAGCTGCCACGAGATTCAAAGATAGGAAGTTAGAACAGCGGCTTGGTCGCTATGCCGGTCTTCAGGACTGGCAAGCCAAGGCGGAACGCGACATTGACTCTTCGGGGTACGTGATATCCACGCTTGAGGCTGCGCTGTGGTCGTTCTTCAGCACGTCGACCCTCGAGGGTGGAGCTCTTAAAGCCGTGAACTTGGGCTGGGATGCGGATACCGTGGGTGCCGTCTATGGGGGCTTAGCGGGCGCATTCTATGGACTGGAGGCGATACCAACTCGATGGATTGACGGACTACAGAAAAGGGAAGTTATCGAAGAGATTGTAGATCGTCTTGCCAAACTCGGAGAAACAACTTGTCTCAACATGACATCGTGA
- a CDS encoding putative aldo-keto reductase (YakC) (transcript_id=CADANIAT00009624): MVKTLPFADIHVPSPGFGAMGLSFGLGSNLSLEEAEPVLLKAIELGCTFWDTALTPTPVASKCGFDVFGKGGVTNSATHIKEYIEGTIKRLDFTPDLYYLHRIDPNTPLEESIPALDEIRKAGKTKYIGLSECSAATLRKANSSMHPSNVPPWLLGADWFVIVARIDAIQAEYSTFETIHETDGLIDTAKELGIAYIAYSPLGHGWLVDNFDYKTPDDFAPDDFRRRSPKFQGENFYKNRAIVEETKKLALKKGVSISQIALAWVAAQGMIAIPGTTKAKRLEENWASREIEFSGEEWKEMRRIIDAAKPAGNRYGPEHQALVGH, encoded by the exons ATGGTCAAAACACTCCCTTTTGCTGATATCCATGTTCCATCTCCCGGCTTCGGGGCTATGGGTCTGAGTTTCGGGTTGGGCTCAAACCTCAGCTTGGAAGAGGCAGAGCCCgtgctgctgaaggccatCGAGCTGGGATGTACATTCTGGGATACCGCT TTAACACCAACACCAGTCGCCTCTAAGTGTGGCTTCGATGTCTTTGGCAAGGGCGGCGTCACCAACTCTGCTACCCATATTAAGGAGTACATCGAGGGAACCATTAAACGCCTTGATTTCACGCCTGATCTCTACTATCTCCACCGGATTGACCCTA ATACGCCCCTCGAAGAGTCAATCCCGGCCCTGGATGAGATCCGCAAGGCCGGAAAGACCAAGTACATTGGCCTCTCTGAATGCTCAGCTGCGACCCTGCGAAAGGCGAACTCAAGTATGCACCCCTCAAACGTCCCACCTTGGCTTCTTGGTGCTGACTGGTTTGTGATAGTCGCCAGAATCGACGCCATACAAGCTGAATACTCCACCTTCGAAACCATCCATGAAACAGACGGTCTTATCGACACAGCAAAGGAGCTAGGCATCGCCTACATTGCCTACAGTCCGCTAGGCCACGGCTGGCTCGTCGATAACTTCGACTACAAGACACCTGACGATTTTGCGCCGGATGATTTCCGACGGAGGA GCCCCAAGTTTCAAGGCGAGAACTTCTACAAAAACCGTGCCATAGTCGAGGAGACCAAGAAGCTTgcgctgaagaagggtgTCTCGATCTCGCAGATTGCGCTTGCTTGGGTCGCCGCGCAGGGGATGATTGCAATTCCGGGGACGACCAAGGCGAAGCGTTTAGAAGAGAACTGGGCCTCCAGGGAGATTGAGTTTAGTggggaagagtggaaggagatgaggaggattatTGACGCTGCAAAACCTGCGGGCAATCGGTATGGGCCGGAGCACCAGGCTTTGGTGGGGCATTGA
- a CDS encoding 40S ribosomal protein uS5 (transcript_id=CADANIAT00009625) encodes MADAAPRGRGGFGSRGDRGGDRRGRGRGRGRRGGKTEEKEWQPVTKLGRLVKAGKITSMEQIYLHSLPVKEYQIVDFFLPKLKDEVMKIKPVQKQTRAGQRTRFKAVVVIGDSEGHIGLGIKTSKEVATAIRAAIIIAKLAVLPVRRGYWGTNLGEPHSLPVKQSAKCGSVSVRLIPAPRGTGLVASPAVKRLLQLAGVQDAYTSSSGSTKTLENTLKATFLAVVNTYGFLTPNLWTETKLTRSPLEEFSDVLRQGKKY; translated from the exons ATGGCTGACGCTGCTCCCCGTGGACGTGGAGGATTCGGCTCTCGCGGAGACCGTGGTGGTGACCGCCGTGGACgcggccgtggccgtggtCGTCGCGGAGGAAAgactgaggagaaggaatggCAG CCTGTGACCAAGCTCGGCCGTCTCGTCAAGGCCGGCAAGATTACCAGCATGGAGCAGATCTACCTCCACTCTCTGCCCGTTAAGGAGTACCAGATCGTGGACTTCTTCCTGCCCAAGCTCAAGGATGAGGTTATGAAG ATCAAACCCGTCCAGAAGCAGACCCGTGCCGGTCAGCGTACCCGTTTCAaggccgtcgtcgtcatTGGTGACTCTGAGGGCCACATTGGTCTCGGAATCAAGACCTCCAAGGAAGTCGCTACTGCCATCCGTgccgccatcatcatcgccaagcTCGCTGTTCTCCCCGTTCGTCGCGGTTACTGGGGTACCAACCTCGGTGAGCCTCACTCTCTGCCCGTCAAGCAGAGCGCCAAGTGTGGTTCCGTCTCCGTCCGA CTTATCCCCGCTCCCCGTGGTACCGGCCTTGTTGCCTCTCCCGCTGTCAAGCGTCTCCTTCAGCTCGCTGGTGTCCAGGATGCCTACACCTCCTCTTCCGGCTCCACCAAGACCCTCGAGAACACCCTCAAGGCTACCTTCCTTGCCGTCGTCAACACCTACGGCTTCCTTACCCCCAACCTCTGGACCGAGACCAAGCTCACCCGCAGCCCTCTGGAGGAATTCAGCGACGTTCTGCGCCAGGGCAAGAAGTATTAA
- a CDS encoding Mpv17/PMP22 family protein (transcript_id=CADANIAT00009626): MLRWYQAKLAKQPILTASVTSALTPCPFKVLFGAGDALAQQAVERRGLEKHDFARTGRMTFYGGANADQAVFGPVATLWFRFLQRNIALNNPKATIIARVAADQCLFAPAHLTFFLSSMAIMEGTDPVAKWKQSFVPGYKANLAVWPLVQGINFAFVPLELRVLVVNVISLGTYRSSPSHPTLLTCPSGWNCVLSVINSGGK, encoded by the exons ATGTTACGGTG GTACCAGGCTAAGCTCGCAAAGCAGCCCATTCTCACAGCCAGTGTTACCAGCGCT CTAACCCCTTGCCCCTTTAAGGTGCTTTTCGGCGCTGGTGATGCTTTAGCGCAGCAGGCAGTTGAGCGCAGAGGCCTCGAGAAGCATGATTTCGCCAGAACAGGGCGTATGACTTTTTACGGTGGTG CTAACGCCGATCAAGCTGTCTTTGGACCGGTCGCCACGCTTTGGTTTCGGTTTTTGCAGCGCAACATCGCTTTAAATAATCCGAAAGCAACAATTATTGCTCGTGTAGCGGCTGATCAATGTCTCTTTGCGCCGGCTCATCTTACCTTCTTCCTGTCGTCAATGGCCATCATGGAAGGCACAGATCCTGTGGCGAAGTGGAAGCAGAGTTTCGTCCCAGGCTACAAAGCTAATCTCGCGGTTTGGCCTTTAGTCCAGGGCATTAACTTTGCTTTTGTGCCCCTGGAGCTGCGTGTGCTCGTAGTCAATGTTATAAGCTTGGGTACTTACCGTTCTTCTCCGTCTCACCCAACATTGCTGACTTGTCCATCAGGTTGGAACTGCGTTCTGAGCGTGATTAACAGCGGCGGTAAATAG
- a CDS encoding eukaryotic translation initiation factor 4E (transcript_id=CADANIAT00009627) encodes MAAVAENAPPVTNENTAPPAVAVEEKTEKANGDIVTVFHDPENFNVKHPLMHEWTLWFTKPPSGKGDNWNDLLKEVVTFNSVEEFWGIYNNITPTSELGLKADYHLFKKGVRPEWEDPQNKHGGKWSFSFKDKRSVPIDDLWLHAQLAAIGETLENDGDNEVMGVVVNVRKGFYRVGLWTRTVGKTLPGDKSGRTPAQGKEVLESIGRRFKEVLRLGPNDSVEFSGHTDSAHSGSTRAKAKYTV; translated from the exons ATGGCCGCCGTCGCAGAGAATGCTCCCCCGGTGACGAACGAGAACACGGCCCCTCCTGCCGTTgcagttgaagagaagaccgagaagGCCAACGGCGACATCGTCACGGTCTTCCACGACCCAGAGAACTTCAACGTAAAGCATCCCCTGATGCACGAATGGACTCTTTGGTTCACAAAGCCTCCTAGTGGAAAG GGCGACAACTGGAACgatctgctgaaggaggttgTGACCTTCAACTCTGTAGAGGAATTCTGGGGCATTTAT AACAACATAACTCCGACCTCTGAACTAGGCCTTAAGGCAGACTACCACCTTTTCAAGAAAGGTGTTCGCCCCGAGTGGGAAGACCCGCAGAACAAGCACGGCGGCAAGTGGTCATTCTCGTTCAAGGATAAGCGATCGGTCCCTATTGATGATCTTTGGCTGCACGCACAGCTGGCGGCCATCGGCGAAACCCTCGAGAATGATGGCGATAATGAAGTCATGGGTGTCGTTGTGAACGTGCGTAAGGGTTTTTACCGTGTCGGTCTCTGGACACGGACTGTTGGCAAAACCCTTCCCGGTGACAAGAGCGGACGCACACCCGCTCAGGGTAAGGAAGTGCTTGAGTCAATCGGCCGCCGCTTCAAGGAAGTACTCCGTCTTGGTCCAAATGACAGTGTTGAATTCTCGGGACACACGGATAGCGCCCACAGTGGCAGCACAAGAGCCAAGGCCAAATACACTGTTTAA
- a CDS encoding uncharacterized protein (transcript_id=CADANIAT00009628), producing the protein MVQQKVHQDIPQLLRKGLVGVGCWNSMTLLRESEMASTLVFRRPEVRAHDQSLHTRFPFNIGPEQAQTFRAPSVVTTVVNPEEAVEAVPQRRSRRFSMSDALNQSANSTTARSGSTLYPPSRVLELGLSRRSRSRSRSNIRARSSSVTADVRRSSSMIRSTFNRLSGRRKTKDEEKEDIDEIETELDELDLLPNEPRKAIPVFTPDQATPPNPLMEFRGGALWGALLKDRRTLGLDVFWSVPSEQPTQTDTNVLEEKHKTGPPAEGENKDDHEEPSVLPIDEMAPLCTFRNLRILKITGMMQSYQMYIFQAAWLNTDLEELEIGMALQPRLRRGYKWPYIKGGWRLNKTTYAEPVYHGTGYGTLLRTVGVAEYLDKMCIEKAKIRAMASGSTRNRLSIRTLILTGVVVDADPFLHWFDPKRLKCINFKDNCVDAGFYLSHCMKNVSVLYPKKIREPILTGRRVDLCRELKVVRIKGERKVKKIEYRDVETLRDAEEDEDDRRNG; encoded by the exons ATGgtgcagcagaaggtgcaccAGGATATTCCTCAGCTGCTGCGTAAAGGATTG GTAGGCGTCGGCTGCTGGAACTCTATGACACTTCTCAGGGAATCCGAAATGGCCTCTACA CTTGTATTTCGGCGGCCTGAAGTGAGAG CTCACGACCAGAGCCTTCACACCAGATTCCCCTTCAACATCGGACCAGAGCAGGCGCAGACATTTCGGGCCCCGTCCGTTGTCACCACCGTCGTGAATCCAGAGGAGGCAGTTGAGGCCGTGCCCCAGAGGAGAAGCCGAAGGTTTAGCATGAGTGATGCCCTCAACCAAAGCGCGAACTCAACAACCGCTCGCAGCGGCTCAACACTGTATCCGCCGTCTCGTGTTCTAGAACTGGGACTGAGCAGACGCTCACGATCACGATCTCGCTCCAACATCCGCGCACGATCGTCCAGCGTCACGGCTGACGTTCGCCGTTCAAGCTCAATGATCAGATCAACCTTTAACAGGCTGAGCGGCAGGCGGAAAAcaaaagacgaagaaaaggAGGACAttgatgagattgagacCGAGTTAGACGAACTCGACCTTTTACCGAACGAACCAAGAAAGGCTATTCCAGTATTTACCCCCGATCAAGCTACTCCCCCAAACCCGCTCATGGAGTTCCGTGGCGGAGCCCTCTGGGGTGCTCTCCTTAAGGACCGCCGTACCCTGGGCCTGGACGTCTTCTGGTCAGTCCCATCGGAACAACCCACCCAGACGGACACAAACGTGTTGGAGGAGAAACATAAGACGGGCCCTCCCGCAGAAGGTGAAAACAAAGACGATCACGAAGAACCCTCCGTTCTCCCCATAGACGAAATGGCCCCCCTCTGCACATTCCGTAACCTGCGGATCCTAAAAATCACGGGGATGATGCAGTCTTATCAGATGTACATCTTCCAAGCAGCATGGCTCAACACCGAtctcgaggagcttgaaaTCGGCATGGCTCTACAGCCACGTCTCCGCCGCGGCTACAAATGGCCTTACATCAAGGGAGGTTGGCGTCTGAATAAAACTACCTACGCTGAACCTGTTTACCA CGGAACAGGCTACGGCACCCTCCTCCGCACTGTTGGAGTCGCCGAGTACCTCGATAAGATGTGTATTGAGAAAGCCAAGATCCGCGCGATGGCATCTGGAAGTACCCGAAACCGTCTGTCTATCCGGACATTGATCCTCACGGGGGTCGTCGTCGACGCAGACCCCTTCTTGCACTGGTTCGACCCGAAGCGTCTCAAATGCATCAACTTCAAAGATAACTGCGTCGATGCGGGGTTTTACCTCAGTCACTGTATGAAGAATGTGTCAGTTTTATATCCGAAGAAAATCAGAGAGCCCATCCTTACGGGCAGACGGGTCGATCTTTGTAGGGAGTTGAAGGTTGTCCGCATTAAGGGGGAAAGGAAGGTCAAGAAAATCGAGTATCGGGATGTAGAGACTTTGAGagatgctgaggaggatgaagatgaccgGAGAAACGGATAG
- a CDS encoding uncharacterized protein (transcript_id=CADANIAT00009629) translates to MSAHWYFGTTHGSGVSVESSGRRTIITLPNHMTIVARGSVSFTSTSNRNPPGRRGPAHADAEYHRHGQRRHRSGRGRPWPGRGRGRGRRERYNRTGRHDGQQRGELSTNAPGLEDRITLPNGHASALAITNANTTNKYATPYEDTITTNHDHYATFPSTNAESMTVGQIGSAAYENANTSGITAGLHAISISKATVADRARATTTDGLSHDPAHIICPKNEVDDALMSWDETSVNETTVGTIRSGSTMTIRELVTSNDPGAVNGFVDGDREVHRPLIADNASDTSTL, encoded by the exons ATG TCAGCCCACTGGTACTTCGGTACCACGCACGGCAGCGGCGTATCGGTTGAATCTTCTGGAAGAAGGACAATCATCACTCTTCCAAATCATATGACGATCGTGGCTAGGGGATCGGTG TCCTTTACCTCGACTTCCAACCGTAACCCCCCGGGTCGTCGGGGTCCTGCGCACGCTGATGCGGAGTACCATCGTCATGGGCAGCGGCGACATAGAAGTGGTAGAGGACGACCCTGGCCTGGGCGAGGGCGCGGACGTGGACGCAGGGAGCGATACAACAGAACTGGCAGACATGACGGACAGCAGCGAGGAGAGTTAAGCACAAATGCACCCGGGTTGGAGGATAGGATTACGCTTCCGAACGGTCACGCAAGTGCTCtcgcaatcaccaatgcaAACACCACCAACAAGTATGCTACGCCTTATGAAGATACGATCACCACCAATCACGACCACTATGCTACATTTCCTAGCACAAACGCGGAGTCGATGACCGTCGGCCAGATTGGCAGCGCAGCGTACGAAAATGCAAATACAAGTGGGATAACTGCCGGCCTTCACGCTATTTCAATCTCAAAAGCCACAGTTGCTGACAGAGCACGCGCCACTACTACCGACGGTCTTTCTCACGACCCAGCGCATATTATTTGTCCAAAGAACGAGGTAGACGACGCTTTGATGTCCTGGGATGAGACATCTGTCAACGAGACCACGGTGGGAACTATCAGGTCGGGGAGCACGATGACGA TTCGTGAGCTGGTCACGAGCAATGATCCGGGCGCTGTCAATGGCTTTGTTGACGGAGACCGGGAAGTGCATCGGCCGCTGATTGCGGACAATGCGAGCGATACAAGTACGCTTTGA
- a CDS encoding peptide MFS transporter (transcript_id=CADANIAT00009630) translates to MAAVEHGIEATLPALATDTPVTTGPVAGQDKVVGQSEKALTDTPDGEEPNDHENKTLRHVAENLPLSAWLVAIVELCERFTYYGMSGLFQNYVQRPYNGGAQPPGALGMGHQGATGLVTFFQFWCYVTPIIGAIIADQYLGKYKTIVLFCGVYLVGLLILVCTSIPTALEHGAGLGGFIVAILIIGLGTGGIKSNVAPLIADQYKRKKMAVSTTKKGEKVIIDPALTIQRIYMIFYGCINIGSLSLLATPYMEKYTGFWSAYLLCLCMFAVGTAVIVLGRKYYVVRPPQGSVITDAFKALWIMVVNRNMDAPKPTWQAANGGGRTNLPWDDHFVDELKRALVACRVFAFYPIYWVVYGQFSSNFVSQAAQMQGHGIPNDLMQNFDPISIIVFIPVLESLVYPVLRRMRIRFRPISRISLGFVVASLAMMYAAIVQHLIYSAGPCYEQPLCDASIGSDGSTSGNNVHIAIQTPAYFFIGISEIFASVSGLEYAYTKAPPSMKSFVQSMYLLTNAFGSALAEALTPAAFDPAIMWMFVGLAIASFVTGILFYIIYHPLNAQEDAMNALDADDPDVPVPRISDEKKKEEN, encoded by the exons ATGGCTGCCGTAGAGCATGGTATCGAGGCCACCCT CCCGGCTCTCGCTACCGATACTCCCGTTACAACTGGTCCTGTGGCTGGACAGGATAAAGTTGTCGGCCAGTCTGAGAAAGCCCTTACTGACACTCCCGACGGGGAAGAACCGAACGACCACGAGAACAAGACTCTGCGTCATGTTGCCGAAAACCTTCCACTTTCCGCTTGGCTAGTTGCTATTGTCGAGCTGTGTGAGCGTTTCACATACTATGGCATGTCTGGATTATTCCAAAACTACGTTCAGCGTCCCTATAACGGTGGTGCGCAACCCCCTGGTGCGCTCGGTATGGGGCACCAGGGAGCTACCGGATTGGTTaccttcttccagttctggTGTTACG TGACACCTATCATTGGTGCGATCATTGCCGACCAGTATCTCGGCAAATACAAGACCATCGTCCTCTTTTGCGGCGTCTACCTCGTTGGTCTGCTGATCCTCGTCTGCACGTCGATTCCAACCGCCCTTGAACATGGAGCTGGGCTTGGAGGCTTTATCGTTGCCATTCTCATTATCGGTTTGGGCACCGGTGGAATCAAGAGTAACGTTGCTCCATTG ATTGCGGACCAgtacaagcgcaagaaaATGGCTGTCTCAACTACCAAAAAGGGCGAAAAAGTCATCATCGACCCGGCGCTTACGATTCAACGCATTTACATGATCTTCTACGGCTGCATCAACATCGGTTCGCTTTCGCTGCTGGCTACCCCTTACATGGAAAAGTACACGGGATTCTGGTCGGCTTACCTGCTGTGCCTTTGCATGTTCGCCGTTGGCACGGCCGTTATCGTCTTGGGACGCAAGTACTATGTTGTCCGTCCTCCACAAGGGTCTGTCATTACCGACGCATTCAAAGCTCTCTGGATCATGGTTGTCAACCGCAACATGGATGCACCCAAGCCTACATGGCAGGCTGCAAACGGTGGAGGCAGAACCAACCTGCCCTGGGACGATCACTTTGTCGACGAGCTGAAGCGCGCCCTTGTCGCTTGCCGCGTCTTCGCCTTCTATCCGATCTACTGGGTCGTCTATGGTCAGTTCTCGAGCAACTTTGTCAGTCAGGCTGCTCAGATGCAGGGGCACGGCATCCCTAACGACTTGATGCAAAACTTTGATCCGATTTCCATCATTGTGTTCATCCCCGTTCTGGAATCCCTGGTATACCCCGTTCTACGTCGCATGCGCATCCGGTTCCGCCCAATCTCCCGTATCTCGCTCGGCTTCGTTGTTGCTTCCCTGGCCATGATGTACGCTGCTATCGTTCAGCATTTAATCTACTCGGCTGGCCCCTGTTACGAGCAGCCTCTTTGTGATGCTTCCATTGGTTCCGATGGTTCGACCTCAGGCAACAACGTCCACATTGCTATCCAGACGCCCGCCTACTTCTTCATCGGTATTTCTGAGATCTTCGCGTCGGTTTCTGGTCTGGAGTACGCATACACAAAGGCGCCGCCATCCATGAAGTCTTTCGTGCAGTCTATGTACCTCTTGACTAATGCCTTTGGCTCTGCCCTTGCCGAGGCCTTGACGCCCGCTGCATTTGACCCTGCTATTATGTGGATGTTCGTTGGGTTGGCCATCGCATCGTTTGTTACCGGTATTCTCTTCTACATCATCTACCACCCGCTTAATGCCCAAGAAGATGCTATGAACGCTCTTGATGCCGACGACCCCGATGTTCCGGTTCCGCGTATCTccgatgagaagaagaaggaagaaaactAG
- a CDS encoding trypsin-like serine peptidase (transcript_id=CADANIAT00009631): MPLLFNGNHRSSLSENEIPVWDLRTSSSEVPDDVQYLKYVNGSPSQLEQDNRNSVNRRDILPGGKYRGIAKLFLRFENSEADTWVVATGFCVRDDLVATAGHSVYNWEYELGELTEAKVYLGYTGKQNIDNPEVEFRFGKRVATTPEWMEKGGRREANLAFIKLNKPFREVTPYDYRDTPESDMMNIGVVGFAGDLKKNGEPGATLYECFQDTKWSLDKSRWQMLEYQIDPYGGMSGAPVLDEDMNCIGVHTYGGERNCATVVGHHGHSFEPYFDALDSRTERRRGGRQPQRRGRGGIDEEQDLVCQILRLIRDFPDPIPRDILSPDTRLSLGQLGVRAGAVANIALSAAANAVTEDVDTSDKNFEFERDQAFDNITQRAILAEAALAAVQQMSTRLRQSEHVFNTITQVVIDLLPTIQQAGSTVINSAQEPILRLALDEIKNGGKRSGRSESIPSLRQSRGAASRRGLSGRKAQFVDALSEGARDERTERFVSNIASDGLSDDAEIKWDNLNISKHLQSTSSIIEAGKKQPSVVGPLLVSKGQKRQHGHGVHPQHQINLHNLHELMEMDLQDDEFPLSIECLPLRAVVAEAALQAIIRIQQRDLEDEGLFDTMREVIRKHGPTIVKIAPAVIRKVAPVFTAIATEGEEYAVEKGRGEYGYSGKYATKYGARREGSPQRYSLTTKAKGLAKSKLAGTAAGISSAERQFLQAF, from the exons ATgcctctcctcttcaacggTAACCACCGCTCTTCGCTCTCGGAGAACGAGATACCCGTCTGGGATCTCAGGACCAGCTCTTCCGAGGTCCCGGACGATGTCCAGTACCTCAAGTACGTCAATGGCTCGCCCtcccagctggagcaggacAATCGTAACTCTGTGAATCGGAGGGATATCCTGCCTGGAGGCAAATACCGCG GTATCGCCAAGCTCTTTTTGCGCTTTGAGAACAGTGAGGCAGACACCTGGGTCGTTGCCACAGGCTTCTGTGTCAGAGATGATCTCGTCGCAACCGCTGGCCACTCCGTCTACAACTGGGAGTATGAGCTCGGCGAGCTGACCGAAGCTAAGGTGTATCTTGGGTACACCGGAAAGCAAAACATTGACAACCCCGAGGTCGAGTTCCGCTTTGGCAAGCGAGTTGCCACAACCCCCgagtggatggagaagggCGGTCGTCGCGAGGCTAACCTCGCCTTCATCAAGCTGAACAAGCCGTTTAGGGAGGTTACACCGTATGACTACCGGGATACACCGGAAAGCGACATGATGAACATCGGCGTTGTGGGCTTTGCCGGTGACCTCAAGAAGAACGGCGAGCCTGGTGCAACCCTGTACGAGTGCTTCCAAGACACGAAGTGGAGTCTAGACAAGTCCAGGTGGCAGATGCTCGAGTATCAAATTGATCCATATGGAG GCATGTCCGGTGCTCCAGTTCTCGACGAAGACATGAACTGCATTGGCGTCCACACCTACGGCGGGGAGAGGAACTGCGCCACCGTCGTGGGCCACCACGGGCATTCCTTCGAGCCCTACTTTGACGCTCTCGACTCCCGCACCGAGCGTCGGCGCGGAGGAAGGCAGCCCCagcgccgcggccgcggTGGCAtcgacgaagagcaagaccTGGTCTGTCAAATCCTCAGACTCATTCGGGACTTCCCCGATCCCATCCCACGAGATATTCTGTCGCCCGACACACGTCTCTCCCTCGGCCAGCTCGGCGTGCGCGCAGGTGCAGTCGCAAACATTGCCCTTAGTGCTGCAGCCAACGCTGTCACTGAGGACGTCGATACATCCGACAAGAATTTTGAATTTGAGCGCGACCAAGCCTTTGACAACATAACCCAGCGCGCCATCCTTGCCGAAGCGGCCCTTGCAGCCGTCCAGCAAATGAGCACTCGATTGCGCCAGAGTGAGCAcgtcttcaacaccatcacccAAGTCGTGATCGACCTCCTCCCAACCATCCAGCAGGCCGGCTCAACTGTCATCAATTCCGCCCAGGAGCCCATCCTCCGTCTCGCCCTCGACGAAATCAAGAACGGCGGGAAGCGCTCTGGTCGCTCCGAGTCCATCCCCTCGCTCCGCCAATCCCGCGGTGCCGCCAGCAGACGCGGCCTCAGCGGCCGCAAGGCTCAATTCGTCGATGCCCTATCCGAAGGCGCACGAGACGAACGCACCGAGCGATTCGTCAGCAACATCGCCTCGGACGGCCTCTCCGACGACGCTGAGATCAAATGGGATaatctcaacatctccaaGCACCTCCAGTCCACCTCATCCATCATCGAGGCCGGTAAGAAGCAGCCGTCCGTGGTCGGCCCACTTCTTGTCTCTAAGGGCCAAAAGCGGCAGCATGGCCATGGCGTCCACCCCCAGCACCAAATTAACCTGCATAACCTGCACGAattgatggagatggacCTGCAAGACGACGAATTCCCGCTGTCAATCGAGTGCCTCCCACTCAGGGCTGTTGTCGCCGAGGCAGCGCTCCAGGCTATTATCCGTATCCAGCAGCGGGAtctcgaggacgagggccTCTTCGACACTATGCGCGAAGTGATCCGCAAGCACGGCCCAACAATCGTCAAGATCGCACCCGCGGTGATCCGCAAGGTTGCGCCCGTGTTCACGGCTATCGCGACCGAGGGCGAGGAATACGCTGTCGAAAAGGGTCGAGGCGAATATGGCTACAGCGGCAAGTACGCCACCAAGTATGGCGCTCGTCGCGAGGGGAGTCCTCAGCGGTACAGCCTCACCACTAAGGCGAAGGGTCTTGCGAAGAGCAAGCTTGCAGGCACTGCTGCTGGCATTTCCTCGGCTGAGAGGCAGTTCTTGCAGGCTTTCTAA